The following are encoded together in the Numida meleagris isolate 19003 breed g44 Domestic line chromosome 19, NumMel1.0, whole genome shotgun sequence genome:
- the RBM12 gene encoding RNA-binding protein 12 — MAVVIRLQGLPIVAGTMDIRHFFSGLTIPDGGVHIVGGELGEAFIVFATDEDARLGMMRTGGTIKGSKVTLLLSSKTEMQNMIELSRRRFETANLDMPPANASRSGAPPSSGMSGRVNLPTTVPNFNNPSPSVVTASTTVHESNKNISTFSTASMGTAPPNLGSTFGSPTFSSTIPSTASPMNTVPPPPIPPIPAMPSLPPMPSIPPIPVPPPVPTLPPVPPVPPIPPVPPVPPMTPIPPISGMPPLNPPPVAPLPTGMNGSGAAVNMNSSLNPLFIGPMNPVNPIQMNSQSSVKPIPINPDDLYVSVHGMPFSATESDVKEFFLGLRVDAIHMLKDHVGRNNGNGLVKFFSPQDTFEALKRNRMLMIQRYVEVSPATERQWVAAGGHITFKQTMGPSGQPHPPPPQAHSRSKSPSGQKRSRSRSPHEQGFCVYLKGLPFESENKHVIDFFKKLDIVEDSIYIAYGPNGKAIGEGFVEFRNEADYKAALCHHKQYIGNRFIQVHPITKKAMLEKIDLIRKRLQNFNYDQREIIMNAEAESGSPKLCAHISNIPYNITKMEILQFLEGLAVEENSVQILVDNNGQGLGQALVQFKAEDDARKAERLHRKKLNGRDVVLRLITVEEMRDIERNPPSQGKKILKIPIQGNAAVPGAQPPAGDEHAFLGGNPKDANNGPPFNFPGNFSGSGTFGPPLPPPGIGGFPDARPGIPAVASAGLPGAGIEVPGFAGGPANLSGPSGFGGGPQSFGNGPGNLSGPPGFAGGPPGIAGGLGHLGGPPAFGPGPGNIHISGPPGFGTGSGKPGPTVIKVQNMPFTVSVDEILDFFYGYQVIPGSVCLKYNEKGMPTGEAMVAFESRDEAMAAVVDLNDRPIGSRKVKLVLG, encoded by the coding sequence ATGGCTGTGGTCATCCGCTTGCAAGGTCTCCCGATTGTGGCGGGGACCATGGACATTCGCCACTTCTTCTCTGGATTGACCATTCCCGATGGGGGCGTGCATATTGTAGGGGGTGAACTGGGTGAGGCTTTCATCGTTTTTGCCACTGATGAAGATGCAAGGCTTGGTATGATGCGCACAGGTGGTACAATTAAAGGGTCAAAAGTAACACTGTTACTGAGcagtaaaactgaaatgcaaaacatgATAGAGCTCAGCCGTAGACGTTTTGAAACTGCCAATCTAGATATGCCGCCAGCAAATGCTAGCAGGTCGGGAGCACCACCGAGTTCCGGGATGAGTGGAAGGGTTAACTTGCCTACTACTGTACCTAACTTTAATAATCCTTCTCCTAGCGTAGTAACAGCTTCTACTACTGTGCATGAGAGCAATAAAAACATATCCACATTTTCTACTGCCAGTATGGGGACTGCACCTCCAAATCTTGGGAGTACTTTTGGTAGCCCCACGTTTAGCTCGACCATACCTAGTACAGCATCCCCAATGAACACAGTACCTCCTCCACCGATCCCTCCTATTCCAGCTATGCCGTCTTTGCCACCAATGCCTTCTATTCCTCCAATTCCTGTTCCTCCTCCTGTACCCACACTGCCTCCTGTTCCTCCGGTTCCACCAATACCCCCCGTGCCCCCAGTACCCCCAATGACACCTATACCTCCCATATCAGGAATGCCTCCTCTGAATCCTCCACCCGTAGCACCTTTACCCACTGGAATGAATGGGTCTGGAGCAGCAGTGAATATGAACAGCAGCTTGAATCCATTGTTTATTGGTCCCATGAATCCTGTAAATCCTATCCAGATGAATTCTCAAAGTAGTGTCAAACCAATTCCAATCAATCCAGACGATTTGTATGTCAGCGTTCATGGAATGCCCTTTTCTGCGACAGAATCTGATgtgaaagaatttttccttgGGCTCCGTGTGGATGCGATCCATATGCTGAAGGATCATGTAGGTCGAAATAATGGAAATGGACTAgttaaatttttttctcctcaagaTACATTTGAAGCACTGAAACGAAACAGAATGCTGATGATTCAGCGGTATGTTGAAGTTAGTCCCGCGACAGAGAGACAGTGGGTGGCTGCCGGAGGCCACATCACATTCAAGCAAACCATGGGCCCCTCTGGGCAACCAcaccctcctcctccacagGCTCATTCTAGGTCCAAATCTCCCAGTGGACAGAAAAGATCACGGTCGCGGTCTCCCCACGAGCAGggtttctgtgtttatttaaaaggtCTTCCCTTTGAATCGGAGAACAAGCATgtgatagatttttttaaaaagctggaTATAGTTGAAGACAGCATCTATATAGCTTATGGACCGAACGGGAAGGCAATTGGAGAGGGTTTTGTGGAGTTCAGGAATGAAGCTGATTACAAAGCAGCTTTGTGTCATCATAAGCAGTACATAGGGAATCGTTTTATTCAAGTTCATCCAATTACTAAAAAGGCAATGTTAGAGAAGATAGATCTGATTCGTAAAAGGTTGCAGAATTTCAACTATGACCAGAGAGAGATCATCATGAATGCTGAGGCGGAGTCAGGCTCGCCAAAGTTGTGTGCACATATATCTAATATTCCGTACAACataacaaaaatggaaattcttcagtttctaGAGGGACTGGCAGTAGAAGAAAACTCTGTACAAATTCTTGTTGATAATAATGGACAAGGTTTAGGACAAGCACTGGTTCAGTTCAAAGCTGAAGATGATGCTCGGAAAGCAGAGCGTTTGCACCGTAAAAAGCTGAATGGAAGAGATGTTGTTTTACGTTTGATTACTGTAGAAGAAATGAGAGATATTGAGAGAAACCCACCGTCTCAAGGGAAGAAGATCCTAAAAATACCAATACAAGGAAACGCAGCTGTGCCGGGAGCGCAGCCCCCTGCTGGGGATGAGCATGCCTTCCTGGGAGGAAATCCTAAAGATGCAAACAACGGTCCTCCGTTCAATTTCCCCGGTAACTTCAGTGGGTCTGGCACATTTGGACCTCCTCTGCCACCACCTGGAATAGGTGGCTTTCCTGATGCTAGACCGGGAATACCTGCGGTTGCAAGTGCTGGTTTGCCTGGTGCGGGTATTGAGGTCCCAGGTTTTGCAGGTGGCCCTGCTAATTTGAGTGGACCATCAGGTTTTGGAGGGGGCCCGCAGAGTTTTGGTAATGGTCCTGGCAATTTAAGTGGACCCCCTGGCTTTGCTGGTGGCCCTCCAGGAATTGCTGGTGGTCTTGGGCATTTAGGTGGGCCTCCCGCGTTCGGACCTGGACCAGGAAATATACATATTAGTGGACCCCCAGGTTTTGGAACAGGGTCTGGGAAGCCAGGACCAACCGTCATTAAAGTGCAAAATATGCCCTTCACTGTTTCGGTGGATGaaattttggatttcttttacGGTTACCAAGTGATCCCTGGTTCAGTGTGcttaaaatacaatgaaaaggGCATGCCCACGGGAGAAGCAATGGTTGCATTTGAGTCTCGTGATGAAGCGATGGCAGCAGTCGTTGATTTAAATGACAGGCCTATAGGCTCAAGAAAAGTAAAGCTTGTTTTAGGGTAG
- the LOC110408350 gene encoding copine-1-like, whose translation VACRRLLDRDVGSKSDPLCVLLQDEGGCRWAELDRTERIKNCQDPEFSKKLLVDYYFEKVQKLKFGAYDIDNKSAELTDDDFLGGMECTLGQSSPCPC comes from the exons GTGGCCTGCCGCCGCCTCCTCGACCGCGACGTCGGCTCCAAGTCGGACCCGCTGTGCGTCCTGCTGCAGGACGAGGGAGGCTGCCGCTGGGCTGAG TTAGATCGCACTGAGAGGATAAAGAACTGCCAAGACCCAGAGTTCTCCAAGAAACTGCTCGTTGACTACTACTTTGAGAAGGTGCAGAAGCTGAAGTTCGGCGCGTACGACATCGACAACAAGTCTGCTGAGCTGACTGACGATGACTTCCTCGGGGGCATGGAGTGCACGCTGGGACAG AGCAGTCCTTGTCCCTGTTGA